CGCGAAGCGATTCGGGATCGGAAGCTGCTGCTCAAGTCCGGGCTCGTGCTGCTGCTGGTGCTCGCCGGGTTCGTGCTGCACTCCGTGGTGCACCTCGACCCGTCGGTGGTCGCGCTGCTCGGGGCCGGTCTGCTCGTGCTGCTGTCCGGCACGCCGCCCAACCACTACCTCGCCGGAGTCGAGTGGGAGACCCTGCTGTTCTTCGCCGGGCTGTTCATCATGATCGGGGCGCTGGTCAAAACCGGCGTCATCGACCGGCTGGCCCGGCTCGCCGCGGAAGCCACCGGCGGGAACGCGCTGCTGGCGGTGTTCCTGATCCTCGGGGTGTCGGCGCTGCTGTCCGGTGTGATCGACAACATTCCCTATGTGGCGACGATGAGCCCGCTCGTGCTGGCCCTGACACACGACATCCCGGACCCCGCGCATTCGGAGGCGTTGTGGTGGTCGCTGGCGCTCGGCGCCGACTTCGGCGGCAACATGACCGCGGTCGGGGCCAGCGCGAACGTGGTCGTTCTCGGCATCGCCGCCCGAGCCGGGTCGCCCATCTCGTTCTGGGAATTCACCAAGAAGGGCGCGGTTGTCACGCTGGTCAGCGTCCTGGTGGCCGCGCCGTACCTGTGGCTCCGCTACTTCGTGTTCTGACGGCGCGGTCAGGAACTGCGGCGGGTGGTGACGCCGCGGCGGAGGTCGCCGGGCAGCGGGCGGACGCGCTGGAGGTCGCGGCGGCGGCTGGAGCGCAGCTGCCACGGCACGCTGGTGACCATGACGCCGGGTTCGAACAGCAGCCGTCCTTTGAGCCGCAGGGAGCTCTGGTTGTGCAGGATGTTCTCCCACCAGCGGCCGACGACGTATTCGGGGATGTAGACGCACACGACGTCGCGCGGGCTGGAGCGGGCGTAATTCTTGACGTATCCGACGACCGGCCGGGTGATCTCCCGGTAGGGCGACTCGATGACCTTCAGCGGGATCTTCATGCCGCGCCGGTCCCATTCCCGTTGCAGATCCCGGGTTTCGGCGTCGTCGACGTTCACCGTGATGGCGGTCAGCGTGTCCGGCCGGGTGGCGCGGGCGAAGGCGATCGCGCGCTGGCTGGGCTTGTGCAAGGTGGACACGAGCACGATGGCGTGGACGCGGCTGGGCAGCAGCCCGCTTTCCTCGTCGGGCCGCAGCTCGTCGCGGACGTGCGTGTAGTGCCGGTGGATGGCCCGCATCATCAGGTACAGCGCGGGAATGGCGATGACGACCAGGTACGCGCCGTGGCTGAACTTGGTGATGAGCACGACCACGAGAACGACCGCGGTGAGCGTGGCGCCGAGCGCGTTGATGGCGCGGGAGCGCAGGATCGCCCGCCGGGCGCCCGCGCCGCTGGCCAGTTCGCGGTTCCAGTGCCGGACCATGCCGGCCTGGCAGAGCGTGAAGGAGGTGAACACGCCGAGGATGTAGAGCTGGATGAGCCGGGTGGTGGAGCCGTCGAACGCATAGATCAGGATCGCGGCGACCAGGGCGAGCGCGATGATGCCGTTGGAGAAGGCCAGCCGGTCGCCCCGGGTGTGCAGCTGGCGAGGCAGGTAGCGGTCCTGGGCGAGGATCGAGGCGAGCAGCGGGAAGCCGTTGAACGCGGTGTTCGCGGCGAGGATGAGGATCAGCGCCGTGGTGGCCTGCAGGAAGTAGAACAGGACGGCGTGGTCGCCGCCGAAGACCGCGGCGCCGATCTGGCTGATCACGGTGCGCTGCGGGTCGGTCGCGCAGTTGCCGGCGAACCCGGCGAGGTCGCAGGTGTTCTCGGCGATGTGCACCTTCGTGATCAGCGCGAGCGCGGTGATGCCGCCGAACATGACGACGGCGATGATGCCCATCGCGGTCATCGTGCGGGCCGCGTTGAGCGCCTTGGGCTTGCGGAACGCGGGCACGCCGTTGGAGATGGCTTCGACGCCGGTGAGCGCGGTGCAGCCGGAGGAGAACGACCGCAGCAGCAGGAAGATCAGCGCGAATCCGGTCATTCCGACTTGCTCGGGCCGGATCGTGTAGCCGGCGCTCTCGGCGAGCGGGGCGTGCCCGGCGAGCGCACGAGCGAACCCGAGGACGATCATCACCACCACGGCGGCGACGAACAGGTAGGTCGGTGCGGCGAACGCGCGGCCGGATTCGCGGATGCCGCGCAGGTTCATCGCGGTCAGGATCACGATGAAGCCGATGTCGAGGGCGATCCGGTAGCCGTTGAGGCCGGGCACGGCGGAAATGATGTTGTCGACGCCGGAAGCGACCGACACCGCGACGGTCATGATGTAGTCGACCATCAGCGCGCCGGCCACGACGAGCCCGGCGTGCCTGCCGAGATTGCGGGAAGCGACCTCATAGGAGCCGCCGCCGCTCGGGTAGGCCTTCACGACCTGCCGGTAGGAGACGACCACGACGCTGAGCAGGACCGCGACCCCGAGCCCGACCCAGGGCGCCAGCGCCAGGTAGGTGAGCCCGCCGATGGAGAGGATCAGCAGGATTTCCTGGGTGGCGTAGGCGACCGAGGACAGCGGGTCGCTGGCGAAGATGGGCAGCGCGAGCCACTTGGGCAGCAGTGTCTCGCCGAGGGTGTCGCTCCGGAACGGCCGGCCGAGCACCAGCCGTTTGAGCCATGACGTAGGTGCCGGCACGTACCGCAGCGTCCCTCGCCGCAAGCCGGTGCGGCGTATGGATCACGTCAAGATCCGGGCTTCCGCGTAGAGATTCCGTCAACGCACGTCAGAAATGCGTCAACGATCCGGTTGCCGGGACACGAGGGCACCTAGGCTGCCGCGCCACGGCGGCGCCTCCGCGCGATCGGCGGGTCTGGCCGGCCAGAGACGGACGCATCGGAAAAGGCCGTCGAGTCCGGAATGGCGGGATTCACCGGGCAGGGTGCGCGCGGTGCGTTCCTGGATACCCGACGGTGACTCCGAGGTGATCGGCGCATCGCGGTGATCGGGTCGACTGTCCGGGTGATCGCCCGATCACGGAAGTCGACGATTCCGGAGGACCGGCCGTGCCCATTCCACTTCCCGATGCCTTGGCCGTGCAGGCGAGCACCGCCGAGGGCAAGATTCGCGATCTGCGCCGGCCCGGGCGCTACCTGGTGAGCTCGGCGCTGGCCGGGGCGTACATCGGCGTCGCGGTGGTGCTGCTGCTCGCTGTGACCGGACCGCTGAACGCCGCGCAGTCGCCGTGGACGAAGCTGGTGCAGGGGCTGGTGTTCGGCATCGCGCTGACCGCGGTGGTGTTCGCCGGCGCGGAACTGTCCACCGGCAACATGATGACGATGGTCCAGGGCATGATCGCGCGTCGCCGCGGGGTCGGTGCCGGGCTCGCGGTGATTGCCGGTTCCTTCGTCGGGAACCTGGCCGGGTCGGCGGTGTTCGCGTGGCTGGTGCACGAAAGCGGGATCTTGCAGACCGGAGGGACGCCCGGGCACGCGGCGCCGGCGGCGGCGCTGCTGGCCGCGACGGTGAAGGCGAAAGCGGCCGAATCGGGCACGATGCTGTTCTTCCGCGGGGTGTTGTGCAACTTCCTGGTCTGCCTCGCGGTGTGGATGGCGGCCCGGACGAAATCGGACGGCGCGAAGCTCGCGCTGATCTTCTGGTGCCTGCTGGCCTTCATCGGCTCGGGCTTCGAGCATGTGGTCGCCAACATGACCGTCTTTTCGCTCGGCATGTTCGAGAACGTCCCCGGCGCCACCGCCGGTGTGTTCGTGACCAACCTGCTGGTGGTCGGGCTGGGCAACCTGGTCGGCGGCGGGCTGCTGGTCGGCGCCGGGTACGGGTTTCTCGGCAGGACCGGCGGCCCCGCGCTCGCCGGTGCTCCGGAGCCCGATGAGCGACTCGAACCGGCGCGCGCTTGACCGCGCGCCCGGACGCCGTGCGGCGACCGCCCAAATAGTGAGAGGGTGCAACAATTGATCTGTCAAACGGTCCTGCTTCGGCAAGGACGCGGCCTGGGCGGTCGTCGCGGCGCTGCCGGAGCGGTCCAAGCGTTACGGTGCGCAGGACCAGCTATGCCCAGCGCATTGCCGGTGCCGAGCCTGCTCGATGCCGTGGCCGCCGCCCGCACCGCTCGCTCGGTGTGAGAAACCCCGCAAGTATGTCCCTCACCAACTGTTGCATACTACAACAGTGGCGACGAGTAACCGGATAGGAAAACGCGGTCTGGTGGTGCCGGTGCGGCAGCCGCTGGGCCGGTGGGTGCGGGAGAGCCGGGCCGGGCTGGTGGGTCTCGCGGTGCTGATCGGTGCCGGGGCGGGGCTGGGTGCGGTGGTGTTCCGGTGGCTGATCACCACGTTCACGCACTTGTTCTCCGGGCAGGCGGACTATTCGGCGGCGGGCCGGGTGGCGCATCCGTGGCTGCCTGCGCTGGGCCCGTGGTTCCTGTTGCTGGCTCCGGTGCTGGCGGGGCTGGTGTACGGGCCGTTGGTGTACCGGTTCGCGCCGGAGGCGCGCGGGCACGGGGTGCCGGAGGTGATGTACGCGGTCGCGGAGCGGGGCGGGCGGATTCCGGTGCAGGTGAGCGTGGTGAAGGCGCTGGCGTCGGCGTTGACGATCGGGTCCGGCGGGTCGGTGGGGCGGGAAGGGCCGATCGTGCAGATCGGGTCGGCGCTGGGTTCGTCGCTGGGGCGGCTGGCGCGGTTGCCGGAGTCGCGGTTGCGGGTGCTGGTGGCGTGCGGTGCGGCGGGCGGGATCGCGGCGACGTTCAATGCGCCGCTGGCCGGGCCGTTCTTCGCGATGGAGCTGATCCTGCGGGATTTCGCAGCCGAGTCGTTCGGTGCGGTGGTGCTGGCGAGCGTGACGGCGAGCGTCGTCGGGCGGGCGGTGTTCGGCAACTCGGCGTTCCTGGCGTTGCCGCCGTTCACGCTGCGGAATCCGGTGGAGTACTTGCTGTTCGTGGTGCTGGGCCTGCTGGTCGGCGCGTGCGGGGTGCTGTTCACCCGGGTGCTGTACTGGATCGAGGATCTGTGCGACCGGCTGTGGCGGGGTCCGGAGTGGCTGCGCCCGGCGGTCGGCGGGGTGTTCCTGGGCGGGCTGCTGCTGGCCCTGCCGCAGATGTACGGGGTGGGCTATCCGGTGCTGCAGAACGCCGTCGAGGGCAAGTACGTGCTGGGTTTCCTGCTGGTGCTGATGGCCGGGAAGATCGTGGCGACCAGCCTGACGATCGGGATCGGCGGTTCCGGCGGGGTGTTCGCGCCGTCGTTGTTCATCGGCGCGATGGCGGGTACCGCGTTCGGGATCGTGGTGCACGCGTGGTTGCCGTCGCTGACGGCGTCGCCGGGGGTGTACGGGCTGATCGGGATGGGTGCGGCGTTCGCGGGGGCGGCGCGGGCCCCGATCACGGCGGTGATCGTGCTGTTCGAGCTGACCGGGCAGTACACGGTGATCCTGCCGATGCTGACGGCGATCGTGATCGCGACCGCGACCAGCCGGGTGCTGTCGCGGGACACGATCTACACGCTCAAACTCCGCCGCCGCGGCATCGACCTGGACAAGCATCCGTCCGCGCGGCGGTTGGCCGACACGGCGGTCTCGGCGGTCGTGGAGCCGCTGCCGGAGCCGTTGGCGGCCGGGCTGGGGCTGGCGTCGGCGGCCACCGCGCTGGCTGTCTCCGGGCACGGCATCCTGCCGGTGGTCGACGAGCGGGGCCGGTATCAGGGCTGTGTCACCGCGCGGGCGGTCGCCGAGGCGATGGCCGACGACCACGAGGGCCCGGTCGGCGACCTCGCGGAACTGCCCCCGCTGGTCACCAACGACGCCACGCTCGCCGACGCGTTGGAGGCGTTGACCCATGCTCCGGGCACAGGGTTGCCGGTGCTGTCCGGCAAGGACGAGCTGACCGGCTGGGTCACCCACCAAGCGGTGCTGACCGCGCTCAAACCGGCCGCGGGAGTCCGCTGAGCCCGGGCGGCGGCCGACCGCCGGCCGAGACCGTCAGTCCCAGACCATGTCGCCGGAGGAGAGCGACGCGGACGGCTCTCCGCCCGCGTTGGCGAAGGCGGTGAGCACGTCGACCAGGCCGCTGCGGGCCTGCGCGGGCATTTTCGCGACGATGTCGGCGATCTCCCGGCGGCGGCGGTTGGTCACCCGCCGGACGACGCGGGCGCCTTCGTCGGTCAGTTCGACGACGATCTCCCGGCGCGAGGACGGGCTGTGCTGGCGGGCGACCAGATCGATGCCGACCAGCCGGTCCACCATCCGGCTGGCGGTCGACGGGGTGACGCCGAGCAGGTCGGCGAGCAGGGCGTGTTTCATCGGGCCGCGCGAGTCGAGGATGACCAGAAGCCGGAACTGGGGAACGGTGACGAGGTCACCGGCCGCGGCGATCGACCGCGCCGACACGGCCACCAGGAGCCGGGACGCGGTGAGCACTGCCTCGGTGACCGCGTCGACGTCGGTGTTCGCCGCAGTGGTCGAAGGACGGGACATGCCTCCAGTCTGCCGCACCGCCGCGGTGCGGCGCAGCGAACCTCGGCGCTGGGGGACCGGCCGGCGCGATGCCGAGATAGCTTGACACAAGCATCTTAGGAGAAAGATACTTCCCGGCGACCCCGCCCGCCGAGGCGTCCGGTCTGGCGTCGCGGCGGGCCCGCGCGGTCCAGCCCGCCTCGCGGGTGGTCCGGACCGGAAGGAACTGGTGTGACCGTGCTGAGCGAAGACCGGCACCGCTCGCCGCTCGCCGCGTGGCTGGGCGTGGTGGCTCTGCTGGCGGTCGTGGCGATTTCCTACCTCGACCGGGTCAACGTGTCCGTGCTGATCACCGATCCCGTTTTCACGCGGCACTTCGGGATCGCGGGCAACCGCGCGGCGCAGGGCGCGCTGATGACGCTCTTCCTGGCCGGCTACGGGGTCGCGGCCATGCTGATTACGCCTTGGTACGAAGCGGTTTTCGGGGTGCGGCGCGGTTTGCTCGTCAGCCTGCTGTGCTGGGCGCTGTGCACTTTCGCGTCCCCGTACGCCGGCGGTGCGGTGCTGCTGCTGACGCTGCGGTTCCTGCTCGGTGCCAGCGAAGGCCCGCTGTTCTCGCTGAAAACCATGTACGTCAAGGATAATTTCGCCGAAGGCGAATGGGGAAAGCCCAACGCGGTGAGTTCGATGGGCGTGTCCCTCGGTACGGCGCTGGGCATTCCGGTGATCACCTTCGCTCTCGTGCGCTTCGGCTGGCACGGCTCCTTCCTTCTGCTCGCAGCGCTCAACCTCGTGGTCGGACTGCCGCTGGTCGCAGTGTTCGTCCGGGCCTCGCGCCGCCGCGCCGCCGTCCGGCAGCCGGCGTTGCGGCGGTTCACCGCCGCGCTGCGCACCCCCAAACTCGGCTGGATCCTGCTGATCGAGGTGGCCACGCTCGGGTACCTCTGGGGCAGCACTTCCTGGCTGCCGTCGTATTTGCTGCAGGCCCGGCACTTCTCGCTGGCGCAGATGAGCGCGCTGTCGGCGCTGCCGTTCGTGGTCAGCCTCGGGTCCGGTTTCCTCGGCGGGTACCTGATCGACCGGATGCCGGCCCGCCGGGCGCCGCTCGTGCTGGTGGTCGGCAGCATCGGCACGGCGCTGTGCGCGACGACCGTGACGCTCGCCGATTCGCGCTGGCTGGCCGCGGCGACCCTGATCCTGGCCAACGCGTTCTGGGGCCTGCAAGGACCAGCGATCCCGACCCTGGTGCAGCACTACGCGCCGGCCGGCACCGTGGGCAGCGCCTACGGCGTGATCAACGGAGTCGGGAATCTCGTGTCCGCGCTGCTTCCCACCTTGATGGGAATCGCTATCGCCGCGGGCGGCGATCACGGCTTCGCCGCCGGGTATGCCCTGCTCGCCGCGACTCAGCTGCTCACCCTGCTGGGAGCCGTGGTGCTGCTGCGCGGTCGCGGCCCGGCCAGGGGAGAACCCGCCGCGGCGGATCGGCCGGCCGTGCCGGAACAGTCCCATTAGGACGGACGCGCCGGCGAACACCGGATAGGCTCCGTCCGAACCCTGCCGGACAAGGAGCCGATGACGATGGACCCGGTCGATCAGGTCGTCGCGGACTGGGCGCGCCAGCGCCCGGATCTGGACGCCTCTCCGATCGCGATCTTCGGCCGGGTCCGGCGGATCGCCGATCTCGCGGCCGACGGCCTCCGTGGATTCCTGGTCCCCCACGGCCTGACTCCAGCGTCGTTCGACATTCTGTGCAACCTGCGCCGGGCCGGACCGCCCTACCGGAAGACTCCTTCGGAACTGGCCGCTTCGGCGCTGGTCACCTCCGGCGCCTTGACCGGGCGGCTGGACGCGCTCGCGCGCGACGGGCTGATCCGCCGCCGCGAACACCCGGCCGACCGCAGGGTCAGCTACGCCGAGCTGACCCCGGCCGGCCGCAAGCTCATCGACCGCGTCCTGGAAGGGCACCTCGACCGGGAAGAAGCGCTCCTCGCCGGCCTGGATCCAGCCGACCGCGAGGATGTGGAACGGGCGCTCGCCTTGCTGGAACGCGCCGTCCGGAAAGCTGGTCCGACTGCGTGACAGTCTGGTCGCCAGCCGGCGGCGCGGCCCGGCCTCCAAGGATCCGGCCACCGTCTTGATGCTGGTCCAACGGCTCCGCCAGCCGCAGGTCTCGACTGACGGAGCCTGGGCCCGGGTCTCCTGCGCGCCGAAAACCCCACCCTGACCGTCGGCTACCCATTCGCCCGGAAACTATCCGTCGCGCGGGCGACGGCGTGCCGGGGAAGAGCCCAGCCGGGGCCAAGGCCGCGCGCGGGCGCGCTCAGAGGTCGAGTTCGTGGTGCCGTTCGGTCAGCGTCTGGGCGAGTTCCACGAGTTTTACGTTGAGATCCTGCGACGTGCGGCGCAGGATGTCGAACGCCGCGTCGGCCGAGATCCCGCGGCGGTGCATCAGGATGCCCTTGGCCTGGCCGATGAGATCCCGGCTGTCGATGGCGCGCTGCAAGTGGACCGCTTTGAGCGCCGCCGCGGTGTGTCCGGCGGAACCGGCCAGGGCGAGCGAAGCGTGGGAAGCCAGGACGAGCGCGGCGTCGACGGCGCGACCGTCGAAGGCGTCGGTCCGGCGGCTGTAGAGGTTGATCGCGCCGGGCTGCAGGTCGGATTTGCGGTCCGGCAGCAGCGTGGCGGCCAAGAGGGAGCCGAACCCGAGCCGTCCGGCGCGCAGTCCGAATTCGGGGAACGCTTCCGACTTCGCGAGGTCGTTGGCCAGGGCGTGGCCCGGCCGTTCGTGCCGGGCGGCCTCCACGCACGGTCCCTCGCCGGTCTGGTACTGGATCCGGTCCAGTTCCTCGGCGGCCTCGTCGGTGGCGACCGGAGTGTGGAATCCGCCGTCGGCCGAGCGCAGGGTGATGCTGGCCAGATCCGCTTCCGGCACGATTCGCAGCGCCGCGGACACTACTCGCTCCATCGCCTCGTACAGGGAGTCCGCGTCCAGCAGCACCGCGCTGAGTGCGCCGA
This sequence is a window from Amycolatopsis benzoatilytica AK 16/65. Protein-coding genes within it:
- a CDS encoding APC family permease, whose product is MPAPTSWLKRLVLGRPFRSDTLGETLLPKWLALPIFASDPLSSVAYATQEILLILSIGGLTYLALAPWVGLGVAVLLSVVVVSYRQVVKAYPSGGGSYEVASRNLGRHAGLVVAGALMVDYIMTVAVSVASGVDNIISAVPGLNGYRIALDIGFIVILTAMNLRGIRESGRAFAAPTYLFVAAVVVMIVLGFARALAGHAPLAESAGYTIRPEQVGMTGFALIFLLLRSFSSGCTALTGVEAISNGVPAFRKPKALNAARTMTAMGIIAVVMFGGITALALITKVHIAENTCDLAGFAGNCATDPQRTVISQIGAAVFGGDHAVLFYFLQATTALILILAANTAFNGFPLLASILAQDRYLPRQLHTRGDRLAFSNGIIALALVAAILIYAFDGSTTRLIQLYILGVFTSFTLCQAGMVRHWNRELASGAGARRAILRSRAINALGATLTAVVLVVVLITKFSHGAYLVVIAIPALYLMMRAIHRHYTHVRDELRPDEESGLLPSRVHAIVLVSTLHKPSQRAIAFARATRPDTLTAITVNVDDAETRDLQREWDRRGMKIPLKVIESPYREITRPVVGYVKNYARSSPRDVVCVYIPEYVVGRWWENILHNQSSLRLKGRLLFEPGVMVTSVPWQLRSSRRRDLQRVRPLPGDLRRGVTTRRSS
- a CDS encoding formate/nitrite transporter family protein, which translates into the protein MPIPLPDALAVQASTAEGKIRDLRRPGRYLVSSALAGAYIGVAVVLLLAVTGPLNAAQSPWTKLVQGLVFGIALTAVVFAGAELSTGNMMTMVQGMIARRRGVGAGLAVIAGSFVGNLAGSAVFAWLVHESGILQTGGTPGHAAPAAALLAATVKAKAAESGTMLFFRGVLCNFLVCLAVWMAARTKSDGAKLALIFWCLLAFIGSGFEHVVANMTVFSLGMFENVPGATAGVFVTNLLVVGLGNLVGGGLLVGAGYGFLGRTGGPALAGAPEPDERLEPARA
- a CDS encoding chloride channel protein — its product is MATSNRIGKRGLVVPVRQPLGRWVRESRAGLVGLAVLIGAGAGLGAVVFRWLITTFTHLFSGQADYSAAGRVAHPWLPALGPWFLLLAPVLAGLVYGPLVYRFAPEARGHGVPEVMYAVAERGGRIPVQVSVVKALASALTIGSGGSVGREGPIVQIGSALGSSLGRLARLPESRLRVLVACGAAGGIAATFNAPLAGPFFAMELILRDFAAESFGAVVLASVTASVVGRAVFGNSAFLALPPFTLRNPVEYLLFVVLGLLVGACGVLFTRVLYWIEDLCDRLWRGPEWLRPAVGGVFLGGLLLALPQMYGVGYPVLQNAVEGKYVLGFLLVLMAGKIVATSLTIGIGGSGGVFAPSLFIGAMAGTAFGIVVHAWLPSLTASPGVYGLIGMGAAFAGAARAPITAVIVLFELTGQYTVILPMLTAIVIATATSRVLSRDTIYTLKLRRRGIDLDKHPSARRLADTAVSAVVEPLPEPLAAGLGLASAATALAVSGHGILPVVDERGRYQGCVTARAVAEAMADDHEGPVGDLAELPPLVTNDATLADALEALTHAPGTGLPVLSGKDELTGWVTHQAVLTALKPAAGVR
- a CDS encoding MarR family winged helix-turn-helix transcriptional regulator gives rise to the protein MSRPSTTAANTDVDAVTEAVLTASRLLVAVSARSIAAAGDLVTVPQFRLLVILDSRGPMKHALLADLLGVTPSTASRMVDRLVGIDLVARQHSPSSRREIVVELTDEGARVVRRVTNRRRREIADIVAKMPAQARSGLVDVLTAFANAGGEPSASLSSGDMVWD
- a CDS encoding MFS transporter; translated protein: MTVLSEDRHRSPLAAWLGVVALLAVVAISYLDRVNVSVLITDPVFTRHFGIAGNRAAQGALMTLFLAGYGVAAMLITPWYEAVFGVRRGLLVSLLCWALCTFASPYAGGAVLLLTLRFLLGASEGPLFSLKTMYVKDNFAEGEWGKPNAVSSMGVSLGTALGIPVITFALVRFGWHGSFLLLAALNLVVGLPLVAVFVRASRRRAAVRQPALRRFTAALRTPKLGWILLIEVATLGYLWGSTSWLPSYLLQARHFSLAQMSALSALPFVVSLGSGFLGGYLIDRMPARRAPLVLVVGSIGTALCATTVTLADSRWLAAATLILANAFWGLQGPAIPTLVQHYAPAGTVGSAYGVINGVGNLVSALLPTLMGIAIAAGGDHGFAAGYALLAATQLLTLLGAVVLLRGRGPARGEPAAADRPAVPEQSH
- a CDS encoding MarR family winged helix-turn-helix transcriptional regulator, whose amino-acid sequence is MTMDPVDQVVADWARQRPDLDASPIAIFGRVRRIADLAADGLRGFLVPHGLTPASFDILCNLRRAGPPYRKTPSELAASALVTSGALTGRLDALARDGLIRRREHPADRRVSYAELTPAGRKLIDRVLEGHLDREEALLAGLDPADREDVERALALLERAVRKAGPTA
- a CDS encoding ANTAR domain-containing protein, which codes for MASKEAAAVTDATTQPEEDWEADRLAFCAEPASDDWARSEVILAGPLAKRFGALSAVLLDADSLYEAMERVVSAALRIVPEADLASITLRSADGGFHTPVATDEAAEELDRIQYQTGEGPCVEAARHERPGHALANDLAKSEAFPEFGLRAGRLGFGSLLAATLLPDRKSDLQPGAINLYSRRTDAFDGRAVDAALVLASHASLALAGSAGHTAAALKAVHLQRAIDSRDLIGQAKGILMHRRGISADAAFDILRRTSQDLNVKLVELAQTLTERHHELDL